One Ostrea edulis chromosome 2, xbOstEdul1.1, whole genome shotgun sequence genomic region harbors:
- the LOC130051715 gene encoding uncharacterized protein LOC130051715 isoform X1 — protein MADRTVKVHLMRGGREISEIRRFSYPSTTTFNQLYERIKAVFPELQNKTFSLQWQDDDGDFVSFSSNEEMSEFTKNAVDGCLKIYARVHTRTPFLKPKLKACATKIPEVGTEEFVQYITIGVKLFPDYMTGQGNADQRVSESADRFENVDVTNESTENNKESIDIDKEVERVDQSNAKSEQNTKPENQLEENTVTECETSETFISDPCNEIEEALQQMMSMGFHNEGGWLLRLLQEKDGHIEEVLENILIEETPQRTRRQKEQGTVPGTCGGCHSKSMTYSSSGFPESSNLFQHIFQHLRVYFVEEGEDIRSERSNQLLDLGKDSIRILGNLAEPKHCFSKPEYTKATDEREPTTQTENEDSKESVPERNEKSDEDVDGPAAGTDSSKNDGHWTFVEDEIPQTRAESNPEERTESKSYQANSPLTAENSRGFQVEDPPSGLDPRIDESLTQMMSMGFHNDGGWLQCLLRENHGSIDKVLDIVQKSVKENK, from the exons ATGGCAGATAGGACGGTTAAGGTTCATTTGATGAGGGGTGGGAGGGAAATATCAGAAATACGACGATTTTCGTACCCATCAACGACTACCTTCAATCAACTATACGAAAGGATAAAAGCCGTGTTCCCTGAACTCCAAAACAAAACCTTTAGTCTTCAGTGGCAAG ATGATGACGGTGACTTTGTGTCCTTTTCTTCGAACGAAGAAATGTCGGAGTTTACGAAGAATGCGGTAGACGGTTGCTTGAAAATATACGCTAGAG TGCACACACGTACACCATTTCTCAAGCCAAAACTTAAGGCATGTGCAACAAAAATTCCAGAAGTTGGAACAGAAGAATTTGTGCAATATATTACCATCGGCGTAAAACTATTCCCAGATTACATGACTGGCCAAG GAAATGCTGATCAAAGGGTTTCCGAAAGCGCTGATCGATTTGAAAATGTTGACGTCACCAACGAGAGCACCGAAAATAACAAAGAATCAATTGACATCGACAAAGAAGTAGAGCGTGTCGACCAGAGTAATGCTAAGAGCGAGCAGAACACAAAACCCGAGAACCAACTGGAAGAAAACACAGTGACCGAATGCGAAACCAGTGAAACATTTATTTCTGATCCAT GCAATGAAATTGAAGAAGCCTTACAACAGATGATGTCAATGGGTTTCCACAACGAAGGCGGATGGCTCCTCCGTCTTTTGCAAGAGAAAGATGGTCACATTGAGGAAGTGTTGGAAAATATTCTTATTGAAGAAACCCCTCAGC GTACAAGACGACAAAAGGAACAGGGAACAGTACCAGGCACGTGTGGTGGTTGCCATAGCAAGTCGATGACATATTCGTCTTCGGGGTTTCCAGAG AGCAGCAACCTATTTCAACacatttttcaacacctgagaGTGTATTTTGTTGAGGAAGGGGAGGATATTAGAAGTGAAAGAAGCAACCAGTTGCTAGATCTCGGGAAAGACTCGATAAGAATATTGG GAAACTTAGCCGAGCCGAAACATTGCTTCTCAAAGCCTGAATACACCAAAGCAACAGACGAAAGGGAACCCACTACACAAACAGAAAACGAGGATTCAAAAGAAAGTGTTCCAGAAAGGAATGAGAAATCGGACGAAGATGTCGATGGTCCGGCAGCGGGAACAGACTCGTCCAAAAATGACGGACACTGGACCTTTGTAGAGGACGAAATCCCGCAGACCAGGGCCGAATCAAATCCGGAAGAGAGGACAGAAAGCAAGAGCTACCAGGCAAACAGCCCTCTTACTGCTGAAAACTCTCGGGGTTTTCAAGTAGAGGATCCACCAAGTGGACTTG
- the LOC130051717 gene encoding sequestosome-1-like — protein MSLTVKAFLMKGGDEKAEIRRFTVPTDVSSSFDYLQKKIAEIFPGLARGNFSLYWKDEDGDLIAFSTGEELLEALGFVDNGLFRVFIRPTTQSTNSNPIGNVPPQEHPGIVCDGCEGKVIGRRYKCTICPDYDLCQTCESKGIHAEHNFIMYDTPTQGFGFPFCGPPRHGPHGQGPPCAPPHFFRWMERMARRQQNRENAGCPWNTQRNTEEKASNEPKCENSCNPEEFLQSVGQSVAAMLDPLGIDVEVDVEHGGRRCPAWGQGSKCRGRKGGRCGQGKCGKKGEQEEKMESDKPEPEPESQKAPEETTPMATDNADKPETDGPSTSKGSNPETVYKDLETWTILEDGDNSGPRPTPMAAAPVQPPPVQLIYPPTDPTIATALQQMLGMGFHNEGGWLQRLLEEKDGNISQVLDSIQTKAKVTSDGSYMA, from the exons ATGTCGTTGACTGTAAAAGCTTTTTTGATGAAAGGAGGAGACGAGAAGGCTGAAATTCGGCGCTTCACGGTCCCGACAGACGTGTCAAGCAGTTTTGATTACCTGCAGAAGAAAATTGCCGAGATTTTTCCAGGTCTTGCTCGTGGGAATTTTTCCCTGTATTGGAAAG ATGAGGATGGAGATTTGATTGCCTTTTCTACTGGAGAGGAGTTGCTGGAGGCCTTGGGATTTGTTGACAATGGACTTTTCCGTGTTTTCATCAGACCTA CTACCCAGTCCACAAATAGCAATCCAATTGGAAATGTCCCTCCCCAGGAGCATCCAGGAATTGTCTGTGATGGCTGCGAAGGAAAAGTGATTGGAAGGCGGTACAAGTGCACTATCTGTCCTGATTATGACCTGTGTCAGACATGCGAGTCGAAGGGAATCCACGCTGAGCACAACTTCATTATGTATGATACCCCAACCCAAGGATTTGGCTTCCCCTTCTGCGGTCCCCCAAGACATGGACCTCATGGCCAAGGACCACCA tGTGCCCCTCCACATTTCTTCCGGTGGATGGAAAGAATGGCTAGAAGACAGCAGAACAGAGAAAATGCAGGTTGCCCATGGAATACCCAGAGAAATACTGAGGAAAAGGCATCAAATGAACCCAAATGTGAGAACTCCTGCAACCCGGAGGAGTTCCTACAGTCTGTTGGTCAGTCTGTGGCTGCCATGCTGGATCCACTAG GTATCGATGTTGAAGTGGATGTGGAACATGGAGGACGAAGATGTCCAGCATGGGGCCAAGGCAGTAAATGCAGAGGAAGAAAAGGTGGAAGATGCGGACAAGGGAAGTGTGGAAAGAAGGGAGAGCAGGAGGAGAAAATGGAATCTGATAAACCAGAACCTGAACCAGAGAGTCAGAAGGCTCCAGAGGAGACAACTCCAATGGCCACTGACAATGCTGACAAACCAGAGACTGATGGTCCATCCACCAGCAAAGGAAGCAACCCAGAGACTGTATACAAGGACTTGGAGACCTGGACCATCTTGGAGGATGGTGATAACTCAGGTCCAAGGCCCACCCCCATGGCCGCTGCTCCAGTTCAGCCTCCTCCAGTCCAGCTGATCTATCCTCCCACAG ATCCTACGATTGCCACTGCCCTGCAACAGATGCTGGGAATGGGTTTCCACAATGAGGGAGGATGGTTGCAGCGCCTTCTGGAGGAGAAAGATGGCAACATCAGTCAGGTGTTGGATTCCATTCAGACCAAGGCTAAGGTTACCTCGGATGGAAGCTACATGGCCTGA